In Harpia harpyja isolate bHarHar1 chromosome 8, bHarHar1 primary haplotype, whole genome shotgun sequence, a genomic segment contains:
- the SLC19A2 gene encoding thiamine transporter 1, whose protein sequence is MAGPRGRRPAGRSARAGGGGGRCCWAVPTGLLCAYGFFCSVRPSEPFLTRYLLGPYKNLSETQVFNEIYPVWTYSYLALLFPVFLATDYLRYKPVVLLQGLSLIITWFMLLYAQGLWAIQFLEFFYGIGTATDIAYYSYIYSVVDVNLYQQVTSYCRSATLVGYTVGSVSGQVLVSVAGWSLFSLNVISLTSISVAFGTAWFLPMPQKSFFFHHVSSQQLSWEMKVMDCKNGSAVQDHPNVQRTPGWEDETKVPLNEEGHSAEKQEQKVDIVKVLKDLWQDFLQCYSSRTMICWSVWWALSTCGYFQVINYAQGLWEMVLPSHSMEIYNGAVEAASTLLGAVAVFVVGHIKTSWAMWGEVALALFSFLIAAAVYIMDTVRNIWVCYASYVVFRIIYMLLITIATFQIAANLSVERYALVFGVNTFIALALQTLLTLIVVDASGLGLDIFTQFMIYASYFAAISLVFLGSGIYSIIRAYRRQEQMQSRSPESQ, encoded by the exons atggcggggccgcgggggcgCCGGCCGGCGGGGCGCTCCGcccgggctggcggcggcgggggcaggtGCTGCTGGGCGGTGCCCACGGGGCTGCTCTGCGCTTACGGGTTCTTCTGCAGCGTGCGGCCCTCGGAGCCCTTCCTCACCCGGTACCTGCTGGGGCCGTACAAAAACCTCTCCGAGACCCAG GTGTTCAACGAGATTTACCCCGTGTGGACTTACTCCTACCTGGCACTGCTGTTCCCGGTGTTCCTGGCCACAGACTACCTGCGGTACAAGCCCGTGGTCTTGCTGCAGGGCCTGAGCCTCATCATCACCTGGTTCATGCTGCTGTACGCCCAGGGACTCTGGGCCATCCAGTTCCTCGAGTTCTTCTACGGGATAGGGACCGCCACCGACATCGCCTATTACTCCTACATCTACAGCGTCGTTGATGTCAACCTGTACCAGCAGGTCACCAGCTACTGCCGGAGCGCCACCCTGGTGGGCTACACGGTGGGCTCAGTGTCCGGGCAGGTGCTTGTGTCGGTGGCAGGATGGTCCCTCTTCAGCTTGAACGTTATCTCCTTAACCAGCATATCTGTTGCCTTTGGCACAGCCTGGTTCCTGCCAATGCCACAGAAAAGCTTCTTCTTTCATCACGTCTCAAGTCAGCAGCTCAGTTGGGAAATGAAGGTCATGGACTGTAAAAATGGGTCGGCTGTCCAAGATCATCCCAATGTGCAGAGGACACCTGGCTGGGAAGATGAGACAAAAGTTCCCTTAAACGAGGAGGGTCATTCAGCAGAGAAACAG GAGCAGAAAGTAGACATCGTAAAGGTGCTCAAAGATCTCTGGCAGGACTTCCTACAGTGCTACTCCTCCCGGACCATGATCTGCTGGTCCGTGTGGTGGGCACTGTCCACCTGTGGCTACTTTCAGGTCATCAACTACGCTCAGGGCCTGTGGGAGATGGTGCTGCCTTCTCATAGTATGGAGATCTACAATGGTGCCGTGGAGGCAGCCTCGACGCTGCTAG GAGCTGTTGCAGTGTTTGTTGTGGGTCACATAAAAACATCCTGGGCAATGTGGGGTGAAGTGGCACTTGCCCTGTTCTCCTTTCTTATCGCTGCTGCTGTATATATCATGGACACTGTTCGTAACATCTGGGTGTGCTATGCATCCTATGTTGTCTTCAGAATTATCTACATGCTGCTAATCACGATAGCAAC GTTCCAGATCGCTGCAAATCTCAGTGTGGAACGGTACGCCCTGGTGTTTGGGGTCAATACTTTTATTGCCTTGGCACTTCAGACTCTGCTCACTTTGATTGTTGTGGATGCCAGTGGGCTTGGGTTGGACATCTTCACCCAG TTCATGATTTATGCATCTTACTTTGCGGCCATCTCACTGGTGTTCTTGGGCAGTGGCATATACAGTATTATAAGAGCTTACAGAAGACAAGAGCAGATGCAAAGCAGATCTCCTGAAAGCCAGTAG